A window from Bacteroidales bacterium encodes these proteins:
- a CDS encoding O-antigen ligase family protein: MTEKLKISIVYLVTSVFILLNTYLVIKEFYWGILIPMAILLVLLYIFSLDKVIFLAVFSTPLAIDIGNYDLGANISVPSEPLLFGVMLLFVLKLSMEKGLDKQFLRHPVTIAVFLNLAWLFITSCASDLPVVSFKFLMARLWFIIPLYFAGSLLFKKFSNIKPFAWAYVISLVIVIGYATYNHSLFAFSEKAGHWVMTPFYNDHTAYGAILALFLPIMAGYSIDRNSSRQMRILALVVTLIIMLGLFLSASRAAWVSFAFALVVLALVLFRIRFTWILLTISSILLIFFTFQFEILDKLEKNKQDSSANFIEHIQSISNISTDASNLERINRWQSALRMYHERPFFGWGPGTYQFEYAPFQRTKEKTIISTNLGDMGNAHSEYIGPLAEQGFPGLISFLLIMITVIYTGLKVFRKAERRQVKMLSLVITLGLITYFVHGTMNNFLNTDKASVPFWGFVAILVAMDLYHSGKKEEEPADSQES, from the coding sequence TTGACTGAAAAACTGAAAATATCAATCGTTTACCTGGTTACCAGCGTATTTATTCTACTGAATACCTACCTGGTGATAAAGGAATTCTATTGGGGAATACTCATCCCAATGGCAATCCTCCTTGTTTTGCTATATATTTTCTCCCTTGATAAGGTCATCTTTCTTGCCGTCTTTTCCACACCCTTAGCCATTGATATTGGTAACTACGATCTTGGGGCCAATATCTCTGTCCCCAGTGAACCCCTGTTATTCGGGGTAATGCTGCTTTTTGTCCTGAAACTGAGTATGGAAAAGGGCCTTGATAAACAATTTCTCAGGCATCCTGTGACAATTGCTGTTTTCCTGAACCTGGCATGGCTGTTTATTACTTCCTGTGCCAGTGATCTTCCGGTTGTTTCCTTTAAGTTCCTGATGGCCCGTTTATGGTTCATCATTCCCCTTTATTTTGCCGGATCCCTATTGTTTAAGAAATTCAGCAATATAAAGCCGTTTGCATGGGCCTATGTGATATCACTGGTAATCGTAATAGGATATGCTACCTACAATCATTCGCTTTTTGCTTTCAGTGAGAAGGCAGGACATTGGGTAATGACTCCTTTCTATAACGATCATACCGCCTATGGAGCTATATTAGCCCTCTTCCTCCCAATCATGGCTGGATATTCAATCGATCGAAATTCGTCGCGACAGATGAGGATACTGGCTTTGGTTGTTACACTTATCATTATGCTTGGTTTGTTCTTGTCAGCAAGTCGAGCTGCATGGGTAAGTTTCGCTTTTGCATTAGTGGTGCTCGCATTGGTATTATTCCGTATCCGCTTCACCTGGATTTTACTGACAATCTCTTCCATTTTACTGATCTTTTTTACATTTCAGTTTGAGATCCTCGATAAACTGGAAAAAAATAAGCAGGATTCATCGGCCAATTTCATCGAACATATTCAATCCATCTCCAATATTTCAACAGATGCTTCCAACCTGGAACGTATCAACCGATGGCAGTCGGCTTTGAGAATGTATCATGAACGCCCGTTCTTCGGATGGGGCCCGGGAACATATCAGTTTGAGTATGCCCCTTTCCAGCGTACCAAGGAAAAAACCATCATCAGTACCAACCTGGGAGATATGGGGAATGCACATAGTGAATACATTGGCCCACTTGCTGAACAAGGCTTCCCGGGATTGATCAGCTTCTTACTGATCATGATCACTGTGATATATACAGGCCTTAAAGTGTTCCGAAAAGCAGAACGCAGGCAGGTAAAGATGTTGTCGTTAGTTATTACTTTAGGACTGATTACCTACTTTGTGCATGGCACCATGAATAACTTCCTCAATACTGATAAGGCGAGCGTACCTTTCTGGGGCTTTGTCGCAATCCTTGTTGCCATGGATTTGTATCATTCAGGAAAAAAAGAGGAAGAGCCTGCTGATAGCCAGGAGTCATAA
- a CDS encoding glycosyltransferase, with translation MHKKRAIVSVINDLVTDQRVDKTALALIEAGYEVTMVGRRKSDSIAMPERPYETHRMRLLWEKGPVFYAEYNFRLFFYLLFRPCDLLISNDLDTLLPNFLIHLLKRVPIVYDSHEYFTQTPEVIHRPFVMKFWKRIEKSIVPHLRDCITVNDSIAGLFRKEYAVEFKVVRNIPRKKTGVNLPDRTALGLPMDQKIVLLQGAGINIQRGAEETVEAMQYVNNAILLIIGGGDVLPVLKEMALKLRLGDKVRFIPKLPPDQLMGYTANADLGLTLDKDTNINYRFSLPNKLFDYIHAGIPILATPLPEIRKIIEKYNVGGFINHHDPKHIAERINEILADKEQYATWKKNLPLAAEELNWENEKKVLLDIFNRLNKNKTKKK, from the coding sequence ATGCATAAGAAAAGAGCTATTGTTTCCGTGATCAATGACCTCGTAACAGACCAAAGGGTGGATAAAACTGCCTTAGCTTTGATAGAAGCAGGTTATGAGGTGACCATGGTCGGCCGAAGGAAAAGCGACAGTATTGCTATGCCTGAAAGGCCTTATGAAACCCATCGTATGCGGTTATTATGGGAAAAAGGCCCTGTTTTCTATGCTGAATACAATTTCAGGTTATTTTTCTACCTGCTTTTCCGGCCTTGTGACTTATTGATTTCCAACGACCTTGACACTCTTTTGCCCAATTTCCTTATCCACCTGTTAAAGAGGGTTCCTATTGTTTATGACAGCCACGAATACTTCACCCAGACCCCGGAAGTTATTCATCGGCCTTTTGTCATGAAATTCTGGAAAAGAATAGAAAAAAGCATTGTTCCGCATTTGCGGGATTGCATCACAGTGAATGACTCAATAGCAGGGCTTTTCAGGAAGGAATATGCTGTTGAATTCAAGGTAGTCCGGAATATTCCAAGAAAAAAAACAGGTGTAAATCTCCCTGATCGAACTGCTCTCGGGCTACCGATGGATCAAAAAATCGTATTACTTCAAGGAGCCGGTATTAATATTCAAAGGGGGGCTGAAGAAACAGTTGAAGCCATGCAATACGTGAACAATGCGATACTGCTGATCATTGGCGGAGGAGATGTGTTACCCGTATTAAAGGAAATGGCGCTGAAGCTTAGACTCGGTGATAAAGTCAGGTTTATTCCAAAACTTCCGCCCGATCAGTTGATGGGTTATACTGCCAATGCCGACCTGGGACTGACCCTCGACAAGGATACCAATATCAATTACAGGTTCAGCCTGCCTAATAAGCTTTTCGATTACATTCATGCCGGCATTCCGATCCTTGCCACTCCCCTGCCGGAGATTCGCAAAATCATTGAGAAGTATAATGTCGGGGGATTTATCAACCATCATGATCCTAAGCATATTGCGGAAAGAATCAATGAAATACTGGCCGATAAAGAACAATATGCAACGTGGAAGAAAAATCTTCCCCTGGCCGCAGAAGAACTCAATTGGGAAAATGAAAAAAAGGTGCTGCTGGATATTTTCAACAGGTTGAATAAGAACAAAACCAAAAAAAAGTAA
- a CDS encoding UDP-3-O-(3-hydroxymyristoyl)glucosamine N-acyltransferase, with protein sequence MVFPIPSTLQEIADFLGADFAGDPKNPVTGINEIHMVVPGDITFVDHPKYYSKALNSKATIVIINQRMDTPEGKSLIFSTDPFSDYVKLVRKYSPFCPAHSNISPSASIGEGSIIQPGAFIGNHVLIGSNCIIHANVSIYDRCIIGNNVIIHSNTVIGADAYYFQRRPEGYRKLESCGKVIIEDHVEIGALCSIDKGVSGDTTIGRGTKMDNHVQVGHDTYIGRNCLIGAHSAIAGVTRIEDDVILWARVVINKDIVVGKGAIVLATSGLDKSVPGGKTYFGSPAVEAMKKWREMAALKRLPEIIQKLDKDPGN encoded by the coding sequence ATGGTCTTTCCAATACCATCCACACTCCAGGAGATTGCGGACTTTCTGGGTGCAGATTTCGCAGGTGACCCTAAAAACCCTGTTACCGGTATTAATGAGATTCATATGGTAGTGCCGGGTGATATAACTTTTGTTGATCATCCCAAGTATTATTCCAAGGCTTTAAACTCCAAAGCCACCATAGTCATTATCAACCAGAGAATGGATACACCTGAAGGTAAGTCGCTTATCTTCAGCACGGATCCTTTTTCCGATTATGTGAAATTAGTCAGGAAGTATTCTCCATTCTGCCCCGCTCATTCAAATATCAGTCCCTCCGCTTCAATAGGGGAAGGCAGCATTATTCAACCTGGTGCATTCATTGGTAACCATGTTTTGATCGGTTCCAACTGTATCATTCATGCAAATGTGAGCATTTATGACCGCTGCATCATTGGAAACAATGTAATCATTCATTCCAATACAGTAATCGGTGCTGATGCCTATTATTTCCAGAGACGACCTGAGGGCTACAGGAAACTTGAATCCTGTGGCAAGGTGATCATTGAAGATCATGTGGAAATAGGGGCGCTTTGCTCTATTGATAAAGGTGTATCAGGAGATACCACCATTGGAAGAGGGACGAAAATGGACAATCATGTCCAGGTGGGCCATGATACCTATATTGGCCGTAACTGCCTGATTGGAGCACATTCTGCTATTGCCGGGGTAACACGCATCGAGGATGATGTTATTCTTTGGGCGAGAGTGGTTATAAACAAAGATATTGTAGTCGGCAAAGGAGCTATTGTACTGGCTACATCCGGCCTTGACAAGTCTGTTCCCGGTGGGAAAACCTATTTCGGATCCCCGGCAGTGGAAGCCATGAAGAAATGGAGGGAAATGGCAGCTTTAAAACGCCTGCCTGAAATCATCCAAAAACTGGACAAAGATCCAGGAAATTAG
- the efp gene encoding elongation factor P, translating into MANTSDFRNGLCIEFKNDLFKIVEFQHVKPGKGAAYVRTKLKNLKTGKVIDNTFDAGEKIDVARIERRPYQFLYKDENGYNFMNSQTFDQINVEEEMIEGYQFLKEGVGVEMVFHADNEALLSCELPTSVDLEVTYTEPGLRGDTATNTLKPATVETGANVRVPLFIEAGTKIKVDTRTGAYMERVK; encoded by the coding sequence ATGGCAAATACCTCTGATTTCCGCAATGGATTATGCATCGAATTCAAGAATGACCTTTTCAAAATCGTTGAATTCCAACATGTAAAACCTGGAAAAGGCGCTGCTTATGTCCGCACCAAATTAAAAAATCTGAAAACCGGAAAAGTAATTGACAACACTTTCGATGCAGGTGAAAAAATTGATGTAGCCCGTATTGAACGTCGCCCTTACCAGTTTCTTTATAAGGATGAGAATGGCTACAATTTCATGAATTCCCAGACTTTCGACCAGATCAATGTTGAAGAAGAAATGATTGAAGGTTATCAGTTCCTGAAAGAAGGTGTTGGCGTTGAAATGGTATTTCATGCCGATAATGAAGCTTTGCTCAGTTGCGAATTACCTACTTCCGTTGACCTGGAAGTAACTTATACTGAACCCGGCCTTCGCGGAGACACTGCCACCAATACCTTAAAACCTGCTACGGTTGAGACCGGCGCAAACGTAAGGGTTCCCCTCTTTATTGAAGCAGGAACAAAAATCAAAGTGGATACCCGCACCGGAGCCTATATGGAAAGGGTTAAATAA
- the murB gene encoding UDP-N-acetylmuramate dehydrogenase yields MPTIKENVSLKAFNTFGIEANAKYFTSISTVQDVEEISHSIVEPGSKFLFLGGGSNILLTGDFDGYIIHVENAGIEKVSENEDFVRVKAAAGVNWHEFVMWCVDQGWGGLENLSLIPGNVGSSPIQNIGAYGVEMKDCFESLEAYDLETRQWVIMSKEACRFGYRDSVFKQELKGKILIWSVSFKLSKNPVVQMEYGAIQEELKSMGVTNAGIKEVSQAVCNIRRSKLPDPLETGNAGSFFKNPTLPAEKADFLKASYPGLVAYYLPEMKVKLAAGWLIEQCRWKGFRRGDAGVHQKQALVLVNYGTASGSEILELAEEIQQSVLEKFDVLLDMEVNII; encoded by the coding sequence ATGCCAACGATTAAGGAAAATGTATCACTAAAGGCATTTAATACCTTTGGGATTGAAGCTAATGCAAAGTATTTCACAAGTATTTCCACGGTTCAGGATGTTGAAGAAATCAGTCATTCTATTGTGGAACCCGGGAGTAAATTTCTTTTTTTAGGTGGCGGGAGTAATATCCTGCTGACCGGGGATTTTGATGGATACATCATCCATGTTGAGAACGCGGGAATAGAAAAAGTTTCTGAAAATGAGGATTTCGTGAGGGTTAAAGCTGCCGCAGGTGTAAATTGGCATGAATTTGTCATGTGGTGTGTTGATCAGGGATGGGGTGGACTGGAGAACCTTTCGCTCATTCCAGGTAATGTTGGAAGCAGCCCTATTCAGAATATTGGTGCCTATGGGGTGGAAATGAAGGATTGTTTTGAATCCCTTGAAGCTTATGATCTTGAAACACGGCAGTGGGTTATTATGAGTAAGGAGGCTTGCCGGTTTGGCTATCGGGACAGTGTGTTCAAACAGGAATTAAAAGGGAAAATACTGATTTGGTCAGTTTCCTTCAAATTAAGTAAGAATCCGGTTGTCCAGATGGAATATGGAGCCATACAGGAGGAATTGAAGTCAATGGGAGTGACCAATGCCGGAATTAAAGAGGTAAGCCAGGCGGTTTGTAATATCCGTCGTTCCAAGTTGCCAGATCCGCTTGAAACAGGCAATGCAGGCAGTTTTTTCAAAAATCCAACGCTTCCGGCAGAGAAGGCTGATTTTCTTAAAGCTTCATATCCCGGACTGGTTGCCTATTATCTTCCGGAAATGAAGGTAAAGCTTGCTGCCGGTTGGTTAATTGAACAATGCCGTTGGAAAGGGTTCAGAAGAGGAGATGCTGGCGTGCATCAGAAACAGGCCCTGGTATTAGTGAATTATGGAACGGCATCAGGAAGTGAAATCCTTGAACTGGCTGAAGAAATTCAACAATCTGTGCTTGAGAAATTTGATGTATTACTGGATATGGAGGTGAATATTATTTAG
- a CDS encoding VTT domain-containing protein gives MQLLTDPVHLIQYGGLLILLIIIFLETGTLLGIVLPGGDYLVFTAGLLSGTQYLDVSLWVLVSTMIGAAILGDFTGYAKGRWLGGMLFNKEDNRFFKKSHLEKTRNFYQKYGMMAFITGRFMPVIRTLIPMLAGATSLPIKKFSFLNIAGAILWIGSLTPLGYYLGTAYPGIMKYSIYFLLGFVLMASFPMLKIMLSGRSKRT, from the coding sequence ATGCAATTACTCACTGATCCGGTTCACCTGATACAATATGGAGGCTTACTCATTCTGCTGATTATCATTTTCCTTGAAACCGGAACCCTGCTTGGTATCGTATTGCCCGGAGGCGATTACCTGGTTTTTACTGCCGGATTGCTAAGCGGGACACAATACCTGGATGTTTCCCTGTGGGTATTGGTTTCAACAATGATTGGAGCTGCCATTCTGGGTGATTTTACAGGGTATGCAAAAGGCAGATGGTTAGGAGGTATGCTTTTTAACAAGGAAGACAACAGGTTTTTCAAGAAGTCACACCTCGAAAAGACCCGTAATTTCTATCAGAAGTATGGCATGATGGCTTTTATAACCGGGCGTTTTATGCCTGTTATCAGGACGCTTATCCCTATGTTGGCAGGTGCCACCTCCTTACCCATAAAAAAATTCAGTTTTCTTAATATAGCCGGGGCAATACTCTGGATTGGATCGTTGACACCATTAGGTTATTACCTGGGTACCGCTTACCCCGGAATTATGAAATATTCAATCTATTTCCTGTTGGGATTCGTATTAATGGCTTCATTTCCAATGCTTAAGATAATGCTTTCAGGAAGAAGTAAAAGAACCTGA
- a CDS encoding ABC transporter ATP-binding protein, with protein sequence MKIKLENISRKFNYEWIFRDVNYQFESGEAYAILGSNGSGKSTLLQIISGHLHPSSGSISYHFEDQILQAEQIFRHVSYSGPYLEILEEFTLDEMIRFHHKFKPFLNGMTEEELIQITQLARNRKKPIKYYSSGMKQRVKLALALLSDTKIVLLDEPASNLDHQGIEWFRDLVAQYRKNRVVIICSNSQPQEHDFCKASLSIDSYKK encoded by the coding sequence ATGAAGATCAAACTGGAAAATATCAGCAGGAAATTCAATTACGAATGGATATTCCGTGATGTCAATTACCAGTTTGAAAGTGGAGAAGCATATGCTATTCTAGGTTCCAATGGCAGTGGGAAATCCACCTTATTGCAGATCATTTCAGGACATCTCCATCCCAGTAGCGGTTCGATAAGCTATCATTTCGAGGATCAAATTCTGCAGGCAGAACAGATTTTTCGTCATGTATCTTATAGTGGCCCATACCTTGAAATCCTGGAAGAGTTCACTCTTGATGAAATGATCCGGTTCCATCATAAATTCAAACCTTTTCTGAATGGAATGACTGAGGAAGAGTTGATCCAAATTACCCAACTCGCCAGAAACAGGAAAAAACCAATTAAATACTACTCCTCAGGTATGAAACAAAGGGTAAAACTCGCCCTTGCCCTGCTAAGTGATACAAAAATCGTTCTGCTTGATGAACCTGCCTCCAACCTCGATCACCAGGGTATAGAATGGTTCAGGGACCTGGTGGCTCAATACCGAAAAAACAGGGTAGTGATCATCTGCTCCAATTCCCAACCACAAGAGCACGATTTCTGTAAAGCATCCCTTTCTATCGATTCTTATAAGAAGTAA
- a CDS encoding acyltransferase: MTSGHTNRIYGLDILRAFAILFVLYSHAFFLVIDHVNEKAYNILSLDGVTIFFVLSGFLIGGILLRTINQTDFNWNNLLEFWIRRWFRTLPNYFLMLILLTLITVFSASGIGNSITSYFFFLQNFASPHPAFFPEAWSLTVEEWFYLLIPLGLYITLKISKNHRKTIVLAWIIFLILLVTGIRIYRALTLYIPDFETWDHLQRKIVITRLDSIMYGFLGAWVNFYFPVFWKAGKRYWLFLGLILLVFPMGVDFFLGKNLFFLNYFSLMMTSAGTLLMLPYLSEWKTGKGFIYRFLTFVSITSYSMYLVNFSLVQLRIIPSLTPVIVAITKNHLVISCIRYFLYWGLTFMLSYLLYRFYEKPFTSLRDHFRKSRLVKAEAK, from the coding sequence ATGACATCCGGACACACCAACAGAATTTACGGACTGGATATCCTCAGGGCTTTTGCGATCCTGTTTGTTTTGTATTCCCATGCTTTTTTCCTGGTCATTGACCATGTAAATGAAAAAGCATATAATATTCTTTCGCTCGATGGTGTCACTATCTTTTTCGTACTCAGTGGCTTCCTGATTGGGGGCATTCTGCTCCGCACCATCAATCAAACGGATTTCAACTGGAATAATCTGCTGGAATTCTGGATTCGCCGTTGGTTCAGAACGTTGCCCAACTATTTCCTAATGCTGATTCTGCTGACCCTGATCACAGTATTTTCAGCATCAGGTATAGGTAACTCAATAACTTCCTATTTCTTTTTCCTTCAGAATTTTGCAAGTCCTCACCCGGCTTTTTTTCCCGAAGCATGGAGTCTTACGGTGGAAGAATGGTTCTACCTGCTGATCCCTTTAGGACTTTATATCACCCTGAAAATTTCAAAAAATCATCGGAAAACAATCGTTTTGGCCTGGATTATCTTCCTGATACTCCTGGTAACAGGGATCAGGATTTACAGGGCATTAACTCTCTACATCCCGGATTTCGAGACCTGGGATCATCTGCAGCGCAAAATCGTGATCACCCGACTGGATAGCATCATGTATGGATTTCTGGGGGCGTGGGTAAATTTTTACTTTCCTGTTTTTTGGAAAGCCGGCAAAAGATATTGGCTATTCCTCGGGCTCATCCTTCTCGTGTTCCCGATGGGTGTAGATTTTTTCCTGGGTAAAAATCTATTCTTCCTGAATTATTTCTCACTCATGATGACTTCTGCCGGCACTCTCCTGATGCTTCCCTACCTATCTGAATGGAAGACCGGCAAAGGATTTATCTATAGATTCCTCACTTTTGTAAGTATTACATCCTATAGCATGTACCTGGTGAATTTTTCACTGGTACAACTCCGCATTATTCCTTCCCTTACTCCGGTAATTGTAGCAATAACAAAGAATCATCTTGTCATCAGCTGCATAAGATATTTCCTGTACTGGGGACTTACGTTCATGCTTTCCTATCTATTGTACAGATTCTATGAAAAGCCTTTCACGAGTCTGAGGGACCACTTCCGAAAGTCCAGGCTTGTAAAAGCTGAGGCTAAATAA
- a CDS encoding oligosaccharide flippase family protein, whose product MQRKFLTNLTLLLFLNLLVKPFWIFGIDRTVQNLVGSGEYGWYSSLLNFTFLFNILLDFGITNFNNKNIAQNNHLLNKHFSGIVIFKFLLALLYIIVTMSVGFIWGYDSRQMFFLLILGFNQILISLILYLRSNISGLLHFKTDSLISVLDRLLMILICSVLLWGGMSGKTFRIEWFVYAQTAAYVITALIAMIIVMKKAAFRRLQWNMAFFALIIKQSYPFAVLVLLMTFYNRIDSVMLERILPDAEGDLQAGIYASAYRLLDAINMIAYLFSVILLPMFAKLIKDKLPLEGLVKLAFTMIFAFAITVSVALCFFTTEFMELLYVKHIADSAAVFRFLILGFIPIATTYIFGTLLTANGNLKWLNIIAFSGMVLNISLNYFLIPTYMAVGSAYASLITQFFTAILQFVMVQRIFRFKPELSYLFSLLAFVCFVILLNWFMKGVDLDWKVSFIISLLAALVASIALRLINFRSMLALLRNN is encoded by the coding sequence ATGCAGCGCAAGTTTCTAACCAACCTGACCCTCCTGCTCTTTTTGAACCTGCTGGTGAAGCCATTCTGGATATTCGGCATCGACAGGACTGTTCAAAATCTGGTAGGATCAGGGGAATATGGATGGTACTCTTCATTGCTCAATTTTACTTTTCTTTTTAATATCCTGCTGGATTTTGGTATCACCAATTTCAACAATAAGAATATAGCCCAGAATAATCACCTGCTGAATAAGCATTTCTCAGGCATCGTGATCTTCAAATTTTTACTTGCATTGCTTTATATCATTGTAACAATGTCAGTAGGGTTTATTTGGGGATATGATTCCAGGCAAATGTTCTTCCTGCTGATCCTCGGATTTAACCAGATACTCATATCACTGATTTTGTACCTGAGGTCAAATATCTCCGGACTGTTGCATTTTAAGACTGATAGCCTGATTTCAGTATTGGACAGGCTCCTTATGATATTGATATGCAGTGTGTTATTGTGGGGAGGCATGAGTGGAAAAACTTTCAGGATTGAATGGTTTGTATATGCTCAGACTGCCGCATATGTTATCACTGCCCTGATTGCTATGATTATTGTCATGAAGAAGGCTGCTTTCAGGAGGTTGCAGTGGAACATGGCCTTCTTTGCCCTGATTATCAAGCAAAGTTATCCTTTTGCAGTACTGGTATTATTGATGACCTTTTACAACCGTATTGACTCTGTAATGCTGGAGCGTATTCTTCCGGATGCGGAAGGCGATTTACAGGCAGGTATTTATGCTTCGGCCTACCGCTTACTGGATGCTATCAATATGATTGCCTACCTGTTTTCTGTGATACTCTTACCCATGTTTGCTAAACTCATCAAAGATAAACTTCCCCTGGAAGGACTTGTCAAACTGGCTTTCACCATGATTTTTGCTTTCGCAATAACCGTTTCTGTTGCTTTGTGTTTTTTTACAACAGAATTCATGGAACTACTTTATGTGAAGCATATTGCAGATTCCGCTGCGGTATTCCGTTTTCTTATACTAGGCTTCATACCTATTGCCACAACCTATATTTTCGGGACGCTTTTAACCGCCAATGGGAACCTCAAATGGCTTAATATCATTGCTTTTTCAGGTATGGTTCTGAATATTTCATTGAACTATTTCCTCATTCCAACCTATATGGCGGTAGGATCTGCTTATGCAAGCCTGATTACTCAATTTTTCACGGCTATCCTACAATTTGTAATGGTACAGCGGATTTTCCGTTTTAAGCCGGAACTGTCTTATCTTTTTAGCTTGCTGGCATTCGTTTGCTTTGTTATCTTATTAAACTGGTTCATGAAAGGTGTTGACCTGGATTGGAAGGTCAGTTTCATTATCTCACTTCTGGCTGCATTGGTAGCCTCTATTGCCTTGCGATTGATCAATTTCAGGTCCATGCTGGCCTTGCTGAGGAATAATTAA
- a CDS encoding glycosyltransferase family 4 protein has product MKIAVNTRLLLHNRLDGIGRFTYETLRIMTESHPEHEFLFIFDRPFHESFIFSKNITPIKVAPQARHPLLYLFWFELSLPYIFSKYKPDIFLSPDGYLTLKTDIPSVAVIHDLNFEKFPMDLPWTDRIYYQKMFPLFAKKANRIASVSQFSKEDIIKRYEIEESKIDVVHNGASESFKPISEEEKIAVRKQFADERNYFFFVGSLHPRKNLVNLFKSFDKFKQADQRGIKLLIAGAKMWWTNEIREAYESMHYKEDVIFTGRVSDADLSRLMASALALTYVSYFEGFGIPILEAFHCGTPVITSTLTSMPEVAGDAALLVDPFSIDSIVSSMHFIADDAVLRNQLIVKGHKQQELFSWNATAEKLWNTIERTVS; this is encoded by the coding sequence TTGAAAATTGCTGTCAATACGCGTCTTCTCCTTCATAACCGGTTAGATGGAATCGGTAGGTTTACCTACGAGACACTCAGGATCATGACGGAATCGCATCCTGAACATGAATTCCTGTTTATCTTCGACCGGCCTTTTCATGAGAGTTTTATTTTTTCAAAGAATATAACGCCGATCAAAGTGGCACCCCAGGCCCGCCATCCACTGCTTTATCTGTTCTGGTTCGAACTATCCCTTCCCTATATCTTTTCAAAGTACAAACCTGATATCTTTCTCTCACCCGATGGTTATCTTACACTAAAAACAGATATCCCTTCGGTTGCAGTTATTCATGATCTGAATTTTGAAAAATTTCCCATGGACCTTCCCTGGACAGACCGAATCTATTATCAGAAAATGTTTCCGCTTTTTGCGAAAAAGGCCAATAGAATTGCGAGCGTTTCACAATTTTCAAAGGAAGATATCATAAAAAGGTACGAGATAGAAGAAAGTAAGATTGATGTTGTTCATAATGGTGCGAGTGAAAGTTTTAAACCGATATCGGAAGAAGAGAAAATTGCTGTACGGAAGCAATTTGCTGATGAAAGGAACTATTTCTTTTTTGTTGGTTCATTGCACCCCAGGAAAAACCTTGTAAATCTTTTCAAATCATTCGACAAATTCAAGCAGGCTGATCAGCGAGGCATCAAATTGCTTATTGCCGGGGCTAAGATGTGGTGGACAAACGAAATCCGTGAAGCCTATGAAAGCATGCATTATAAGGAAGATGTGATCTTTACGGGTCGTGTCTCTGATGCCGATTTATCCAGATTGATGGCTTCTGCCCTGGCACTTACCTATGTTTCCTATTTTGAAGGATTTGGAATTCCCATCCTGGAAGCTTTCCATTGCGGCACCCCGGTGATTACTTCTACACTGACTTCCATGCCTGAAGTAGCTGGCGATGCTGCACTGCTTGTGGATCCATTCTCCATCGATTCCATCGTTTCCTCTATGCACTTTATTGCCGACGACGCTGTACTTCGAAATCAGCTAATTGTGAAAGGCCATAAGCAACAGGAACTTTTCTCATGGAATGCCACTGCAGAGAAGTTATGGAATACCATTGAACGGACTGTCTCCTGA